One genomic segment of Impatiens glandulifera chromosome 6, dImpGla2.1, whole genome shotgun sequence includes these proteins:
- the LOC124942581 gene encoding uncharacterized protein LOC124942581 isoform X1, with protein sequence MGNCNGCLQSRKRGYRVDNGAILNDAKTLTDKHKGQDQRMEEAKSKMDSPSLPYVNVDSSLRALAGQAEGFGRSAIGGLHGPLYHVTTLEEAETEFHNFFQQGYSKKVCRNSLIGSSKTYAVACLKHYFSWSYWIHPWSRRMTSIIIMDGDFNIFLEQLFQVNIGANLRQLNVEILLALFWRLLEKFFTTVSSGFYKDDEKGWLCS encoded by the exons ATGGGAAACTGTAATGGCTGTCTACAGTCACGCAAACGCGGTTACAGAGTCGATAACGGAGCTATCCTTAATGATGCTAAAACCCTAACCGATAAGCATAAAGGCCAAGATCAAAGAATGGAAGAAGCTAAATCTAAAATGGATTCTCCATCTCTGCCTTATGTGAACGTCGATTCTTCTCTCCGAGCTCTCGCCGGTCAAGCTGAAGGTTTCGGCCGCTCTGCCATCGGCGGTCTTCACGGTCCACTTTATCACGTTACTACTTTGGAAG AGGCTGAAACAGAGTTCCATAACTTCTTTCAACAAGGATACTCTAAGAAGGTTTGCAGAAACAGTCTCATTGGATCCAGCAAAACATATGCCGTGGCttgtttaaaacattatttttcttgGTCTTATTGGATTCATCCATGGAGCAGAAGAATG ACAAGCATAATAATTATGGATGGAgacttcaatatatttttagagcAACTTTTTCAAGTCAATATTGGTGCCAATTTGAGACAACTCAATGTTGAGATATTGCTTGCCTTGTTCTGGAGGTTGCTGGAGAAATTTTTTACTACGGTTTCATCAGGTTTCTACAAG GATGATGAGAAGGGTTGGCTGTGTTCATAg
- the LOC124942581 gene encoding uncharacterized protein LOC124942581 isoform X2 — translation MGNCNGCLQSRKRGYRVDNGAILNDAKTLTDKHKGQDQRMEEAKSKMDSPSLPYVNVDSSLRALAGQAEGFGRSAIGGLHGPLYHVTTLEEAETEFHNFFQQGYSKKVAGEIFYYGFIRFLQGESGKWSHFLGELLSLMVEFKTLLLSDKNVLFSFFTSVLGCSRNNLLLPETIGERFEKSKKNQIMHFIVGFALPFLLLHC, via the exons ATGGGAAACTGTAATGGCTGTCTACAGTCACGCAAACGCGGTTACAGAGTCGATAACGGAGCTATCCTTAATGATGCTAAAACCCTAACCGATAAGCATAAAGGCCAAGATCAAAGAATGGAAGAAGCTAAATCTAAAATGGATTCTCCATCTCTGCCTTATGTGAACGTCGATTCTTCTCTCCGAGCTCTCGCCGGTCAAGCTGAAGGTTTCGGCCGCTCTGCCATCGGCGGTCTTCACGGTCCACTTTATCACGTTACTACTTTGGAAG AGGCTGAAACAGAGTTCCATAACTTCTTTCAACAAGGATACTCTAAGAAG GTTGCTGGAGAAATTTTTTACTACGGTTTCATCAGGTTTCTACAAG GTGAAAGTGGAAAATGGAGTCACTTTCTCGGGGAACTGCTAAGCTTAatggttgaatttaaaacattgTTACTATCTGATAAAAATGTGCTTTTCTCGTTTTTTACATCTGTTCTGGGCTGCTCACGCAATAATCTTCTATTGCCAGAAACAATTGGAGAAAG GTTTGAAAAATCTAAAAAGAATCAGATCATGCATTTCATTGTTGGCTTTGCTCTACCCTTCCTTCTTTTGCACTG CTAA